A region from the Pochonia chlamydosporia 170 chromosome Unknown PCv3seq00013, whole genome shotgun sequence genome encodes:
- a CDS encoding glutathione S-transferase (similar to Metarhizium acridum CQMa 102 XP_007815864.1): MAPAELLGLAQNFRNEVRALDVEYRSPRVLVSDLFLKSNATILKPYTQLQHLQSTMGLKFYFVPFSTAGVTIAVLAELEHGLKEPLAERIELSFKNGDTHTPEYLSKVNPNGVVPAIVHDGVPIWESGAITMYLGETFGVDRSLYPAAGVQRGEAMKWIVWSAVNLASHGRNLGAFLRAEKSDGETEAQTEAKKINGEAAKKGIDDGLAILDGALQGKDYLLGDIYSLADTHIWSFMAWLTMMKVDVDKFPNVKAWSERVGSRPALKNAF, from the exons ATGGCACCAGCTGAActccttggcttggcccAGAACTTCAGAAATGAGGTAAGGGCATTGGATGTTGAA TACCGCTCCCCTCGCGTTCTCGTGTCCGATCTCTTCCTCAAATCCAACGCAACGATTCTTAAGCCGTATACACAGTTGCAACATCTACAGTCCACCATGGGTCTCAAATTCTACTTCGTTCCTTTCTCAACCGCCGGCGTGACGATTGCTGTCTTGGCCGAGCTGGAACACGGTCTCAAAGAACCCTTGGCAGAGCGAATTGAGCTTTCAttcaagaatggcgacaCCCACACCCCCGAATACCTGTCAAAGGTGAATCCCAATGGCGTGGTTCCAGCCATTGTACACGACGGCGTTCCTATCTGGGAGTCTGGGGCAATTACCATGTATCTCGGAGAGACATTTGGTGTCGACAGATCGCTTTATCCCGCCGCCGGCGTCCAGCGTGGAGAGGCAATGAAGTGGATTGTGTGGTCGGCTGTTAACCTTGCGTCTCACGGGCGCAATCTTGGTGCTTTTCTACGGGCGGAGAAGTCGGATGGCGAGACTGAAGCCCAGACAGAGGCGAAAAAGATCAATGGGGAAGCTGCGAAGAAGGGAATAGACGATGGGTTGGCTATACTTGACGGTGCGCTGCAAGGCAAAGACTATCTCCTTGGTGATATTTATAGCCTGGCTGACACACACATCTGGTCATTTATGGCGTGGTTGACTATGATGAAGGTGGATGTGGACAAGTTTCCTAATGTCAAGGCTTGGAGTGAAAGAGTTGGTAGCCGACCAGCTTTGAAGAATGCTTTCTAG
- a CDS encoding major facilitator superfamily domain-containing protein, with protein MTHLSGFPDSTQLDETISPEVLILCLLGTRHSKPGKLIRLMIGHIRKAAGKAAGVASAVGQDEVWPLSYTDAYLIQKSTSCSKQVGRLMEHPAEQQPLLLPSDDGELRSQDNELPERERAQQPNQALTFTFLGLILLTIGVSRCLITDATSRLERETICHQFLSSNGSSGYNNGCRDSGGNLAPEVVFELGFIHFWDNTLTLLPGILVALPFGVLADTYSRKNILTISVCGILLSQAFRHISSPPCAAFFSAETNWRRACHILCGSIFARSLVFLYLGAATVFGGILGQLLAYNLQQIDQRISTCIGLVVLGICLCLTVFVPDSTQEPSYEPASSAGDEPSNLDIAKNVARVLGSVLRQTFWDHWRLGAFLLTVLLATVFEVRHSQHPSSIEPPNQC; from the exons ATGACACACTTATCAGGTTTCCCCGACAGTACGCAGTTGGACGAAACGATCTCACCTGAGGTACTCATATTGTGCCTCCTAGGCACTAGGCATTCCAAGCCCGGTAAACTCATACGTTTGATGATCGGACACA TCAGAAAAGCTGCAGGAAAAGCTGCAGGGGTTGCGTCAGCAGTAGGACAGGACGAGGTGTGGC CACTCTCTTACACCGATGCATACTTGATACAGAAGTCAACAAGCTGCAGCAAACAAGTTGGGCGTCTAATGGAACATCCAGCTGAGCAACAACCACTACTATTGCCATCAGATGATGGCGAACTTCGCAGCCAGGATAACGAGTTGCCAGAACGCGAACGGGCGCAGCAACCAAATCAGGCTTTGACATTCACGTTTCTTGGCCTCATCTTGTTGACCATCGGTGTCAGTCGCTGTCTTATTACCGATGCCACGTCTAGACTTGAACGCGAAACCATCTGTCACCAGTTTCTGTCCTCCAACGGAAGCAGTGGATATAACAATGGATGCAGGGACAGCGGTGGAAACCTAGCCCCAGAGGTGGTGTTCGaacttggcttcatccaTTTTTGGGATAATACTCTGACTCTACTTCCCGGCATCTTGGTGGCTCTACCCTTTGGCGTTCTTGCCGATACATACAGTCGTAAGAATATACTGACGATTAGTGTTTGCGGCATACTGCTTTCTCAAGCCTTTCGC CATATTTCCTCTCCGCCTTGTGCTGCTTTCTTCAGCGCTGAAACTAATTGGCGGCGGGCATGTCACATTCTTTGCGGTAGTATTT TTGCTAGGTCTCTTGTGTTTCTATACCTCGGGGCAGCTACCGTGTTTGGTGGTATTCTGGGACAGCTGCTTGCTTACAATTTGCAACAGATTGACCAGCGTATATCCACCTGCATTGGGCTTGTCGTGCTGGGaatctgtctctgtctcACAGTATTTGTTCCAGATAGCACCCAGGAACCGTCTTATGAACCGGCAAGCAGTGCAGGTGACGAGCCTTCCAACCTTGATATAGCCAAAAATGTGGCACGAGTGCTTGGCAGTGTTCTGCGTCAAACCTTTTGGGATCACTGGCGGCTTGGTGCATTTCTACTGACAGTCTTACTCGCAACGGTATTCGAGGTTCGTCACTCTCAGCATCCATCTTCTATTGAGCCCCCGAATCAATGCTAA
- a CDS encoding FluG domain-containing protein (similar to Colletotrichum gloeosporioides Nara gc5 XP_007287118.1) — protein MPGATGRRANADGPPNHTKFLERFAAKEAQRRVPKPTPLSAEEHAANRKRLSKVCFVKPKYSHETMINVAGILRKWQRYCDEKKVGDWEETIKSLSRELTMDFFLFVCGNYKVKSWGTSEEYIRQFQQLYTTVNGQYMNRNDSKEVYKYHHNVLVPKFGLRAPNIDGKPVLNVNSLAALLTFNIAYDACTFDLERHRLQLAGCYQIMCYTGARPAELVDGERKKPKDGSIEKLFGQKVVQSADDGTDDTIDTLDDESQKINELLCMETTKRGRPKALCYEDILMMLVRHPPTGRPVLAMAIKFIHHKGADNKPKPTIFFFTPSRKLICCPISLILALALHDHAFDAPSLTSASRVFESQVWGPIECTPLRWKEDMLKVPVFRRIRGGELSANEPMPYSKLNYDMGRQSLDSGHEKAFTPKFARRGAANAANGDAPDSVRDQMMRHDPRFSTFFSAYLNEIANFDLQNAFLEEPKQDQLFRMFAHVSLTRDPRATRDMVPEEVWAQVPPDPEIMRLENERALLKQGRYRIAGCEDEEKIRKLTEKIRTKKAERDKRIVKYYREYYFYNRPTWDIEAQARGESQVQYEEPTIDLAIYERARLAEILCYQSKDLTEEQILCRRIEVVDLMVALCDKRDTGKVGQSRSKPSVQSVVQQFVKEESPAWCEVDDFPLLMDTSQCPDCIGDERLTAAERTFQWCRPTIRNDHFDDQHLEDREDIARRGEALICKHPKCRNETFKHLDHFRIHVKSVHSVLLRTSEQVNRRRTRQEQRRQMAREAKTQRQHGVHRTKMAS, from the exons ATGCCTGGCGCGACGGGGCGCCGTGCCAATGCAGATGGCCCGCCGAATCACACCAAATTTCTCGAGCGTTTTGCTGCCAAAGAGGCGCAGAGAAGAGTTCCAAAACCAACACCTCTCTCGGCAGAAGAGCACGCTGCGAATCGGAAACGGTTAAGCAAGGTTTGCTTCGTCAAACCGAAGTACTCGCACGAAACCATGATCAATGTCGCTGGCATTTTGAGGAAGTGGCAAAG ATATTGCGATGAGAAGAAAGTTGGTGATTGGGAGGAGACGATCAAGTCTTTATCTCGGGAACTAACGATggacttcttcctcttcgtaTGCGGTAACTACAAGGTCAAGTCGTGGGGGACCTCGGAGGAGTACATACgccagttccagcagctTTACACGACCGTCAACGGCCAATATATGAACCGCAATGATAGCAAAGAAGTTTACAAG TACCATCATAACGTCTTGGTTCCTAAATTTGGCCTGCGTGCGCCCAATATCGATGGAAAGCCCGTTCTCAATGTCAACAGCCTGGCCGCCCTCCTCACTTTCAATATTGCTTACGACGCCTGCACATTTGACCTGGAACGGCATCGACTCcaactggctggctgctACCAGATTATGTGTTACACCGGAGCCCGGCCCGCTGAGCTAGTGGAcggagaaagaaaaaaaccCAAAGATGGTTCCATCGAAAAGCTTTTTGGCCAGAAGGTCGTCCAGTCAGCCGACGACGGCACAGATGACACGATAGACACCCTAGACGACGAGTCGCAGAAGATAAACGAATTACTCTGCATGGAAACAACAAAACGTGGGCGTCCGAAGGCTCTTTGTTATGAAGACATCCTAATGATGCTTGTCCGTCATCCCCCCACGGGACGGCCTGTCTTGGCTATGGCAATTAAGTTTATTCACCACAAAGGAGCTGATAACAAGCCTAAGCC AaccattttcttctttacTCCGAGCAGGAAGTTAATCTGTTGTCCCATTTCACTCATTCTGGCCCTAGCACTGCATGATCATGCATTCGATGCACCGAGCCTGACTAGTGCATCCCGGGTGTTCGAGTCACAAGTCTGGGGCCCGATAGAGTGCACGCCACTTCGATGGAAAGAGGATATGCTCAAGGTGCCAGTATTTCGCCGCATTCGAGGCGGTGAACTCTCTGCCAACGAGCCAATGCCCTATTCGAAGCTCAATTACGACATGGGTCGGCAAAGTCTCGATTCGGGGCACGAGAAGGCTTTTACTCCAAAATTTGCTCGCAGGGGCgctgccaatgctgccaacG GTGACGCGCCGGATTCAGTTCGGGACCAGATGATGCGACATGACCCCAGGTTTTCTACGTTCTTTAGTGCATATCTGAACGAAATTGCAAACTTCGACCTCCAGAACGCTTTCCTTGAAGAGCCAAAACAGGACCAGTTGTTTCGGATGTTTGCACACGTTAGTCTCACCCGGGACCCTCGAGCCACACGAGATATGGTGCCAGAGGAAGTATGGGCACAGGTGCCACCCGACCCGGAAATCATGCGGTTGGAAAATGAGCGTGCACTTCTTAAACAGGGCCGGTATCGAATTGCTGGATGcgaggacgaagaaaagATACGAAAGCTCACAGAGAAGATTAGGACTAAGAAGGCAGAGCGTGACAAGAGGATCGTCAAGTACTACCGGGAATATTACTTCTACAACCGCCCGACCTGGGACATTGAGGCGCAAGCTCGCGGAGAGTCACAGGTACAGTATGAAGAACCCACTATCGACCTCGCCATCTATGAGCGTGCCAGACTTGCAGAGATTTTATGCTACCAGTCTAAAGATTTGACAGAAGAACAGATCTTATGTCGTAGAATAGAGGTAGTCGACCTCATGGTCGCACTCTGCGACAAGAGGGATACCGGTAAGGTTGGCCAATCTAGGTCAAAGCCCTCCGTTCAGTCCGTTGTACAGCAATTTGTCAAGGAAGAATCGCCTGCCTGGTGCGAGGTCGATGATTTCCCTCTCCTCATGGACACAAGTCAATGTCCAGATTGCATTGGCGATGAGCGGTTGACAGCAGCAGAGCGTACCTTTCAGTGGTGTCGCCCTACCATACGAAATGATCACTTCGACGACCAGCACTTGGAAGACAGAGAAGATATCGCACGGCGAGGAGAGGCGCTCATTTGTAAACATCCCAAGTGTAGGAACGAGACTTTTAAGCACCTAGATCACTTCAGAATCCATGTTAAGTCTGTCCACAGCGTCCTTTTAAGAACCTCGGAGCAGGTAAATCGTAGAAGAACGAGACAGGAACAACGTCGCCAGATGGCCCGGGAGGCGAAAACACAGCGCCAACATGGAGTCCACAGGACGAAAATGGCGAGTTGA
- a CDS encoding BTB/POZ domain-containing protein: protein MELPSKDKSQLETVVLHPNGGSALIVGNKRFVVSRDILKVTSDYFKTLFDPSKFKEGRDRNIDILLHEDDPEAMEIMLSILHYRHQESYNQLSPEMLLKVAQHCDKYLCTERMQPRAFRWMQHISEDESIQYYENLSKVAHLFKSVDCLIAISTVAIRSLPPHFGAANTEDEIDGLLFPFHEGSSYRIEIDMEIKNRRAEIGQLLESTTTILRNTSSQQLVAPDVYKYNSG from the exons ATGGAGCTGCCTTCCAAAGACAAATCCCAACTTGAGACCGTCGTGCTACATCCAAATGGCGGCTCTGCGCTCATTGTAGGGAACAAAAGATTTGTTGTTTCACGAGACATCTTAAAAGTTACATCCGACTACTTCAAGACTCTCTTTGATCcttccaagttcaaggagGGCAGAGACCGAAACATTGATATCCTTCTACACGAAGACGACCCTGAAGCAATGGAAATCATGTTGTCCATTCTGCATTACCGCCACCAAGAGAGCTACAACCAGCTTAGCCCCGAGATGCTGCTTAAAGTGGCTCAACATTGCGACAAATACCTGTGCACGGAGCGAATGCAACCCAGGGCTTTCCGATGGATGCAACACATTTCCGAAGACGAATCAATTCAGTATTATGAAAATCTATCCAAGGTTGCACATCTTTTTAAGTCGGTGGACTGTCTGATCGCAATCTCTACTGTTGCGATTCGTAGCTTGCCTCCACATTTCGGGGCTGCCAACACTGAGGATGAAATCGATGGACTGCTGTTCCCTTTCCATGAAGGATCATCAT ACCGCATAGAGATCGATATGGAAATCAAAAACAGGCGTGCTGAAATCGGCCAGCTTTTAGAGTCGACAACCACAATCCTACGAAATACATCGAGC CAGCAACTTGTCGCCCCGGATGTGTACAAATATAACTCGGGTTAG
- a CDS encoding n-alkane-inducible cytochrome P450 (similar to Neosartorya fischeri NRRL 181 XP_001262753.1) — protein MYGSNCVAGHWVQFDGIPPISSKVAILVFSAIGLWLCSIILTRTHNRIKDAALSRRLGCELPPELPKRWPLGIDRIKELWDSNAEGRLLSFLCSVAEDYEPGNNLYQYLLFGPRAYHILHPSNVEALLSTNFKDFGFGCRPAVFAPLLGNGIFTQEGAAWKHSRDLLRKQFVRTQYQNLHTSLSEHVDNLIASIPNKGVVDLQPLFFKLTMDVATSLLFGKSIYSLRAGVDQAAEDKQFAESFDIAQEGLAKRFRIAPFHFLYSPPKFRRACKNVHRYIEQYIDQIKCAKGSKPEEASTSTWFIDQLAAESLSKEDLRDQLLNVLLAGRDTTACCLSWTFRLLVRHESSLVRLRNEIASVLGDSSSPTRDQIQQMSYLSCVVKESLRLYPPVPLNNREAIRTTILPTGGGPNGDRPIMVRKGELVVFSQYVNSRRKNIYGDDANQFRHERWETGELASVGWAYFPFNGGPRQCLGQDFALMEVCYTVVRLLQAYSTIKLPLDEPNEPVGTEKQTLTLVLSSRNGCKVEVEK, from the exons ATGTATGGAAGTAACTGCGTTGCCGGACACTGGGTACAGTTTGACGGCATCCCTCCGATAAGCAGCAAGGTTGCCATCCTCGTTTTTTCCGCAATTGGACTATGGTTGTGCAGCATCATTCTCACACGAACCCATAATCGAATT AAGGACGCGGCTTTGTCACGCCGTTTGGGTTGCGAGCTTCCGCCTGAGCTGCCAAAACGCTGGCCGCTAGGAATCGACAGAATCAAAGAGTTATGGGACTCAAATGCTGAAGGGAGGCTTTTGTCGTTTCTTTGCTCCGTTGCTGAAGATTACGAGCCCGGCAACAATCTGTACCAGTATCTGCTCTTTGGACCGCGTGCGTACCATATTTTGCACCCAagcaatgttgaagcacTGCTGTCAACAAACTTCAAAG ATTTCGGTTTTGGTTGTCGCCCAGCAGTCTTTGCACCTCTCCTCGGCAACGGCATCTTCACTCAAGAGGGTGCAGCTTGGAAGCATTCCAGAGATTTGCTTCGAAAGCAATTTGTTCGTACACAATACCAGAACCTTCATACGTCGCTCTCTGAGCACGTGGATAATCTCATAGCCTCCATTCCTAACAAAGGCGTGGttgatttgcagccactATTCTTTAAACTCACAATGGACGTGGCAACCAGCCTACTCTTTGGAAAATCTATATATAGCCTCCGAGCGGGCGTCGATCAAGCAGCTGAGGATAAGCAGTTTGCCGAGAGTTTTGACATTGCACAGGAAGGTCTAGCTAAGCGCTTCCGCATTGCACCATTTCATTTCTTATACAGCCCGCCCAAGTTTCGCCGGGCTTGCAAGAACGTCCATCGATATATTGAGCAGTATATTGACCAAATTAAATGTGCCAAGGGAAGCAAACCAGAAGAAGCAAGTACTAGCACATGGTTTATCGATCAGTTAGCTGCTGAATCGTTGTCAAAGGAGGATCTTCGAGACCAGCTGCTCAATGTACTGCTTGCTGGACGCGACACGACTGCCTGCTGTTTATCATGGACGTT TCGGCTACTTGTCCGTCATGAGTCAAGTCTCGTCCGTCTCAGGAATGAGATTGCGTCCGTGTTGGGAGACTCCAGCTCTCCAACGCGAGATCAAATCCAACAAATGTCATATCTGTCATGTGTTGTTAAAGAAA GTCTTAGACTTTATCCCCCTGTTCCTCTGAATAATCGTGAGGCAATTCGAACCACTATTTTGCCAACAGGTGGCGGACCAAATGGAGATCGGCCAATAATGGTTCGAAAAGGAGAACTTGTAGTATTCTCCCAGTACGTTAACTCACGGAGGAAGAACATTTatggcgatgatgccaaTCAATTCCGCCACGAACGTTGGGAGACAGGCGAGCTGGCGAGTGTAGGTTGGGCGTATTTTCCGTTCAACGGCGGCCCGAGACAGTGTCTTGGGCAGGACTTTGCGCTTATGGAAGTGTGTTACACCGTAGTGAGGCTTTTGCAAGCGTATTCTACTATCAAGTTGCCTTTGGATGAACCGAATGAGCCTGTGGGAACAGAGAAGCAAACCCTGACACTAGTGTTGTCAAGTAGGAATGGCTgcaaggttgaggttgagaagtAG